One stretch of Brachyhypopomus gauderio isolate BG-103 chromosome 8, BGAUD_0.2, whole genome shotgun sequence DNA includes these proteins:
- the ywhaba gene encoding 14-3-3 protein beta/alpha-A, whose amino-acid sequence MDKSDLVQKAKLAEQAERYDDMAASMKAVTEGGVELSNEERNLLSVAYKNVVGARRSSWRVISSIEQKTEGNEKKQQMAREYREKIETELKDICNDVLALLDKFLIPNASQAESRVFYLKMKGDYYRYLSEVASGGEKTSTVDKSQEAYKDAFQISKTEMQPTHPIRLGLALNFSVFYYEILNTPDQACNLAKTAFDEAIAELDSLNEDSYKDSTLIMQLLRDNLTLWTSETQGDDGDHVEGEN is encoded by the exons ATGGACAAGAGTGACCTGGTGCAGAAGGCTAAGCTGGCCGAGCAGGCAGAGCGCTACGACGACATGGCCGCCTCTATGAAGGCCGTCACGGAGGGCGGGGTTGAGCTGTCCAACGAAGAGCGCAACTTGCTGTCTGTGGCCTACAAGAACGTGGTGGGCGCCCGCCGCTCCTCCTGGCGCGTCATCTCCAGCATCGAGCAGAAGACGGAGGGCAACGAGAAGAAGCAGCAGATGGCGCGCGAATACCGTGAGAAGATCGAGACTGAGCTGAAGGACATCTGCAACGATGTACTG GCACTTCTGGATAAATTCCTCATACCCAATGCTAGCCAGGCAGAGAGCAGAGTGTTCTACCTGAAAATGAAGGGGGACTACTACAGATACTTATCTGAGGTGGCGTCTGGAGGAGAAAAGACAT CCACAGTGGATAAGTCTCAGGAAGCTTATAAGGATGCTTTTCAAATCAGCAAGACGGAGATGCAGCCAACACACCCCATTAGGCTGGGTCTAGCTCTTAACTTCTCTGTTTTCTACTATGAAATCCTCAACACCCCAGATCAGGCCTGCAATTTGGCAAAGACG GCTTTTGATGAAGCAATTGCTGAACTGGACTCTTTGAATGAGGACTCTTACAAagacagcactctcatcatgcAGCTACTAAGGGACAACCTCACT CTGTGGACATCAGAAACCCAGGGTGACGACGGGGATCACGTCGAGGGGGAGAACTAA
- the tomm34 gene encoding mitochondrial import receptor subunit TOM34, with protein sequence MPQKRRSQSWTELKQAGNERFKAGQYGEAVSLYSQAINALHKSGQKNQEDLSILHSNRAASYLKDGNCSECIKDCTTSLELAPFGIKALLRRATAYEALERYRQAYVDYKTALQIDCNLPAAHDGTNRMTKALTDIDGPSWREKLPPIPTVPIAMKQKLVQSASPAPTVQQNGTQENSNQVVGDVKKAKLLKEEGNAFVKKGEHKKAIEKYTQSLSQDSTEITTYTNRALCYLSLKMYKEAVRDCEKALQLDSANIKALYRRAQAYMGLKDKRACVEDLNSLLKIEPNNTAAQKLLQEIQKMK encoded by the exons ATGCCTCAGAAGCGGCGGTCGCAGTCGTGGACGGAGCTGAAACAAGCCGGGAACGAGCGTTTTAAGGCCGGCCAGTACGGAGAAGCGGTGTCGCTGTACAGCCAGGCCATCAACGCCTTACACAAGTCGG GTCAAAAGAACCAAGAGGATCTGAGTATTTTGCATTCAAACCGGGCAGCCAGTTACTTGAAAGATGGAAACTGCAGTGAATGCATTAAGGACTGCACAAC ATCTCTTGAGCTGGCCCCATTTGGAATCAAAGCTTTGCTTCGCCGTGCTACAGCATATGAGGCTTTGGAGAGATATAGACAAGCCTATGTTGACTACAAGACGGCCTTACAGATAGATTGCAACTTACCTGCAGCTCACGATGGCACCAACAG AATGACAAAGGCCCTGACAGACATAGATGGACCATCTTGGCGAGAGAAGCTTCCTCCGATCCCCACTGTTCCGATAGCCATGAAACAGAAGCTAGTGCAGTCTGCAAGCCCAGCCCCCACTGTACAGCAGAATGGAACTCAGGAAAACAGTAATCAAG TGGTTGGTGATGTCAAAAAGGCCAAATTACTGAAGGAGGAGGGTAATGCTTTCGTGAAGAAAGGAGAGCACAAGAAAGCTATAGAGAAATACACACAGTCTCTGAGTCAAGACTCCACAGAGATCACAACCTACACAAACAG GGCTTTGTGCTACCTGTCTCTAAAGATGTACAAGGAAGCTGTGAGGGACTGTGAAAAAGCTCTTCAGCTGGACTCCGCTAACATTAAAGCCTTGTATAGGCGTGCACAGGCATACATGGGGCTCAAA GATAAAAGAGCTTGTGTGGAGGATCTCAACAGCTTGCTCAAAATCGAGCCAAATAATACAGCTGCCCAGAAGCTACTGCAGGAAATACAGAAGATGAAATAA
- the cox6c gene encoding cytochrome c oxidase subunit 6C, whose protein sequence is MALPKPLMRGLLARRLRFHLPIACVLAVLVGTTFKFAVGEPRKQAYADFYKKYDAVKDFNAMREAGVFESVRPSGE, encoded by the exons ATGGCTCTCCCAAAGCCCTTAATGAGAGGTCTTCTCGCCAGGCGTTTGAGATTTCACTTGCCCATTGCGTGTGTTCTGGCTGTGCTGGTAGGAACTACATTCAAG TTTGCAGTAGGAGAGCCCAGGAAACAGGCTTATGCTGACTTCTACAAGAAGTATGATGCAGTGAAGGACTTCAATGCTATGAGGGAAGCTGGTGTTTTTGAAAGTGTGAGGCCCTCTGGTGAATAA